Proteins from a single region of Chryseobacterium sp. T16E-39:
- a CDS encoding nucleotide sugar dehydrogenase, with the protein MNTQVKISIIGLGYVGLPLARLFATKHPVVGFDINQKRIDELNQGIDNTLEVDNNVLQTVLSEKNPLKESGNSYGLYCSSDLEDIRDANIYIVTVPTPVDKHNRPDLTPLYRASETVGKVLKKGDIVIYESTVYPGVTEEECVPVLEKISGLKFNIDFFAGYSPERINPGDKERTVEKILKVTSGSTPEIGKVIDDLYKSVIKAGTHLAPTIKVAEASKVIENSQRDINIAFVNELAKIFNLLGIDTHAVLEAAGTKWNFLPFKPGLVGGHCIGVDPFYLAQKAQDVGYYSELILTARRLNDSMGAFVASQVVKTMIKKGINITDAKVLNLGITFKENCPDVRNTKAADVIKGLEEYSLEVTTYDPWANPKEVAHEYNICSVDQVNEIEGRFDAIVLTVSHNEFLDLDLSKFLKEGGVVYDVKGFLKHYDSRL; encoded by the coding sequence ATGAATACACAGGTTAAAATTAGTATAATTGGTTTAGGTTATGTGGGATTACCACTGGCAAGACTATTTGCAACAAAACATCCAGTAGTGGGTTTTGATATCAATCAAAAAAGAATTGACGAATTAAATCAGGGAATAGATAATACGTTAGAGGTTGATAACAATGTACTACAAACTGTATTGAGTGAAAAGAACCCATTAAAAGAATCTGGGAATTCATATGGATTATATTGTTCATCGGATTTAGAGGATATCAGAGATGCAAATATTTATATTGTTACAGTACCGACACCAGTAGATAAACATAACCGTCCGGATCTGACACCTCTTTACAGAGCCTCAGAAACGGTAGGGAAAGTTCTTAAAAAAGGAGATATTGTTATTTATGAATCTACGGTATACCCTGGGGTGACAGAAGAAGAATGTGTTCCTGTACTGGAAAAAATTTCGGGCCTTAAATTCAATATTGATTTTTTTGCAGGCTATTCACCTGAAAGAATTAATCCTGGTGACAAGGAACGTACTGTAGAGAAAATTTTAAAGGTTACATCTGGATCTACTCCTGAAATAGGAAAAGTGATAGATGACTTATATAAATCCGTAATTAAAGCGGGAACTCATCTCGCTCCAACAATTAAAGTTGCAGAAGCTTCTAAAGTTATTGAAAATTCGCAACGTGATATCAACATTGCTTTTGTAAATGAATTAGCCAAAATATTCAATTTATTAGGTATCGATACTCATGCAGTTCTGGAAGCGGCAGGAACAAAATGGAATTTTTTGCCATTTAAACCTGGCCTTGTAGGAGGACATTGTATTGGAGTTGATCCATTTTATCTGGCCCAGAAAGCACAGGATGTAGGGTATTATTCCGAGCTTATTTTAACTGCCAGAAGGTTGAATGACTCAATGGGAGCATTTGTTGCCTCTCAGGTAGTAAAAACAATGATCAAAAAGGGAATTAATATTACTGATGCAAAAGTCCTCAATCTTGGTATCACCTTTAAAGAAAACTGCCCTGATGTCCGAAATACAAAGGCAGCCGATGTTATAAAAGGATTAGAGGAATATTCTCTAGAAGTTACAACATATGATCCCTGGGCAAATCCTAAAGAAGTAGCACATGAATATAATATTTGTTCAGTAGATCAGGTGAATGAAATTGAAGGCCGGTTTGATGCCATAGTACTTACCGTTTCTCATAATGAATTTTTGGACCTTGACCTGTCAAAATTTTTGAAAGAAGGTGGTGTTGTTTATGATGTAAAAGGATTTTTAAAACATTATGATTCTAGACTATAG
- a CDS encoding GumC family protein, producing MQHIESQEKEEILDIKKIIGQYLRKWPWFICSILMFMVGAYVYLRYSIPQYQSKTTLKFDKKETDLTSALADLDNLGIGLGNSDEMKSEVAVVTSRPILMQVVQNLNLSVQYFSAGEIKDSELFTQIPITGKILSFKNEKKFKSAEYTVTEVKERQFTLVDEKKGEIKGEFDKPLHLNFGTVILHKNSGIAFSSKYVMVFWNPIERVKKLEEKVKVDLPDQKALLMDISLIGGVPEKSEAILNEVTRQYNLDGLRDKNLQAKNTQEFIDKRLEVITRDLSGVENQKEDFQNRNRIVDLEAQAQLALQNTNDNTKALLQQQAQLELLNSLAQEAAKGGNQLMPSNLGLNLSLEQAISQYNTLLITRNKTLKQATNENPAVVEMNKEIASLKEIVRENIRQQKETVQATISQFNNQIATSTGLIEKVPGQSKIYRGIERQQNLKEQLFLFLLQKREENAINLSVNVPKAKIVNPAFTDDIPISPKKSIVFLGAIVLGILLPFAVFYLFFMWDDKIYNRDDIKERSSLGILADIPTLNDKESHLVQKNDFSELAEAFRVLVSNLKFVLPVKDSAKVIMVTSSVKGEGKTLVSVNLALTLGNKNGRSLLIGSDIRNPQIQRYDNEPIKRKGLTEYLYDDSTDINELIHTSDTNPNCDVIYAGSIPPNPQELLSNGRYQKLISQMTSQYAYIIVDSAPLMLVSDTLNIADVADTTLYVVRSGVSRNILIDFTNDLVRDSKLSNVSFVINDVSKSAGGYGYNYGYGYGYTKDKKENWWQKLFKK from the coding sequence ATGCAGCACATAGAATCTCAGGAAAAAGAAGAAATATTAGATATAAAAAAGATTATTGGACAGTACTTACGTAAATGGCCTTGGTTTATTTGCTCCATTTTAATGTTTATGGTAGGAGCATATGTATATCTAAGATATTCTATCCCTCAATATCAATCAAAAACAACTCTTAAATTCGATAAAAAGGAAACTGATCTGACTTCAGCTTTAGCCGATTTGGATAATTTAGGTATAGGTTTAGGAAACTCAGATGAGATGAAGAGTGAAGTTGCTGTGGTAACATCACGACCTATACTTATGCAGGTTGTTCAAAATTTAAATCTTAGTGTACAATATTTCAGTGCGGGAGAAATTAAAGATTCAGAATTATTTACGCAGATACCTATTACAGGTAAAATTCTTTCATTTAAGAATGAAAAGAAATTTAAATCTGCAGAATATACCGTTACTGAAGTAAAAGAACGTCAATTTACATTAGTTGATGAAAAGAAAGGTGAGATCAAAGGAGAGTTTGATAAACCGCTACATTTAAATTTTGGGACCGTAATTCTACATAAAAATTCAGGGATTGCCTTCAGTTCAAAATATGTTATGGTATTTTGGAATCCGATAGAAAGGGTAAAAAAATTAGAAGAGAAGGTGAAAGTAGATTTACCTGATCAGAAAGCATTGTTGATGGATATTAGCTTGATAGGAGGGGTTCCCGAAAAATCAGAAGCAATACTTAATGAAGTAACTAGACAATATAATCTGGATGGTCTCAGAGATAAAAATCTTCAGGCTAAAAATACACAAGAATTTATTGATAAAAGATTAGAGGTTATTACCCGAGATCTATCAGGAGTGGAAAACCAGAAAGAGGATTTTCAAAATCGTAACCGTATTGTCGATTTAGAAGCACAGGCACAGCTAGCTCTTCAGAATACAAATGATAATACTAAGGCTCTTCTTCAGCAGCAGGCACAGCTTGAATTGCTGAACTCTTTGGCACAGGAAGCAGCGAAAGGAGGAAATCAACTTATGCCTTCCAACCTTGGACTTAATCTTTCACTGGAGCAGGCTATTTCTCAATACAATACACTTCTTATTACTAGAAATAAAACACTAAAACAGGCTACCAATGAAAACCCTGCAGTAGTGGAAATGAACAAAGAAATTGCATCTTTAAAAGAAATCGTTCGCGAGAATATCCGCCAGCAAAAAGAAACGGTGCAAGCTACTATTTCACAGTTCAACAACCAGATTGCTACAAGTACCGGGCTTATTGAGAAGGTTCCTGGGCAATCAAAAATTTATCGTGGTATAGAGCGCCAGCAAAATCTTAAAGAACAGCTTTTCTTATTCCTATTACAAAAAAGGGAAGAAAATGCTATCAATTTATCCGTTAATGTTCCAAAAGCGAAAATTGTAAATCCTGCATTTACGGATGATATTCCTATATCACCAAAGAAAAGTATTGTTTTTCTTGGAGCTATCGTACTAGGGATACTACTTCCTTTTGCTGTATTTTATTTATTCTTTATGTGGGATGATAAAATTTATAACAGAGATGACATAAAAGAGCGTTCCTCTTTAGGTATTTTAGCAGATATACCAACACTAAATGATAAGGAAAGCCATTTGGTACAGAAAAATGATTTTTCTGAATTGGCAGAAGCATTTAGGGTGTTGGTTTCCAATCTTAAATTTGTTTTACCGGTAAAAGATTCTGCTAAAGTAATAATGGTTACCTCTTCGGTTAAAGGTGAGGGGAAAACTTTAGTTTCTGTAAATCTTGCGCTTACGCTAGGAAATAAAAATGGAAGATCGCTGTTAATAGGATCTGATATTAGAAATCCGCAAATTCAGCGATATGACAATGAGCCAATAAAAAGAAAGGGGCTTACAGAATATTTGTATGACGATTCAACTGATATAAATGAACTTATTCATACGTCAGATACTAATCCGAATTGTGATGTTATTTATGCAGGAAGTATACCTCCAAATCCTCAGGAGCTTTTATCTAACGGAAGATATCAAAAACTGATCAGTCAAATGACATCTCAGTATGCTTATATTATTGTGGATTCTGCACCATTGATGCTTGTATCCGATACTCTTAATATTGCAGATGTGGCTGATACAACGTTATATGTTGTAAGATCGGGAGTATCAAGAAATATATTGATAGATTTTACTAATGACTTGGTCAGAGATTCCAAGCTTTCAAATGTATCGTTTGTTATCAATGACGTCTCAAAAAGTGCTGGTGGATATGGATATAACTATGGTTATGGTTATGGCTATACGAAAGATAAAAAAGAAAATTGGTGGCAAAAGCTATTTAAAAAGTAA
- a CDS encoding polysaccharide biosynthesis/export family protein, with amino-acid sequence MSKHNMEEEVAKAKFQGLHIQESDVLLILVSALDEIAVKPFNLNTVNKVGSESTTGINQYVQPSEYMVNEEGYINFPVLGNVYAKGMTQIQLKQELESRLKRYLTDPLVTITLKNFNVSVLGEVKLPGQKESPTQKLNIFQALSLAGDMTDFGNRTNVKLIRPGDDGVDQVVNLDLSRSDIVNSPYYYMKQNDVLYIEPDHNKQVQANSNPNRALTFQIIASALAAATLVISLTR; translated from the coding sequence ATGTCAAAACATAATATGGAGGAAGAAGTTGCCAAAGCTAAGTTTCAGGGGCTTCATATTCAGGAAAGTGATGTACTGTTAATTCTTGTTTCTGCACTAGACGAAATAGCTGTAAAGCCTTTCAATCTTAATACTGTAAATAAAGTAGGTAGTGAATCAACTACCGGGATCAACCAATATGTTCAGCCTAGTGAATATATGGTAAACGAAGAAGGGTATATTAATTTTCCTGTTTTAGGAAATGTATATGCTAAAGGAATGACGCAAATCCAATTAAAACAAGAATTGGAATCACGTTTGAAAAGATATCTAACAGATCCTTTGGTTACTATTACTTTAAAAAACTTCAATGTTAGTGTATTGGGAGAAGTTAAGCTTCCTGGACAAAAAGAAAGTCCTACCCAAAAGCTTAATATTTTTCAGGCATTAAGTCTTGCAGGTGATATGACAGATTTTGGAAACCGAACGAATGTAAAACTAATTCGTCCTGGAGATGATGGTGTTGATCAGGTTGTTAATTTGGATTTGTCGAGATCAGATATTGTAAATTCGCCTTATTATTATATGAAACAAAATGATGTACTTTATATAGAACCAGATCATAATAAGCAAGTACAAGCTAACTCTAATCCAAATAGAGCTCTAACATTCCAAATTATTGCTTCAGCATTGGCCGCAGCAACTCTTGTTATTTCTTTAACCCGATAA
- a CDS encoding polysaccharide biosynthesis/export family protein — protein sequence MSLKYFIYGAVSLAMFSCATKQDINYMKDIDNIALENSIKNSRVDLQPGDQLIITVSAKDLDVVKPFNQNYSSNSTITQYSVPSSNNLPQQVPVSGPTYVIDTSGNIIFPQIGQISTKNENIETLRTKLVGLISDYVKNPIVDVKLVNFKVSVLGEVARPGTYMIPDGNSTLLGALGLAGDLTVYGVRNNILIVRNVDGQISKERVDLTSANFINSPYYYLKQNDVVYVQPSTNREKAARVDPNTGLYISVASVIASITVGILALIKN from the coding sequence ATGAGTTTAAAGTATTTTATTTATGGAGCTGTAAGTTTGGCTATGTTTTCTTGTGCGACCAAGCAGGATATTAATTATATGAAAGATATCGATAATATCGCATTGGAAAATTCAATTAAGAATAGCAGAGTAGATCTTCAGCCAGGAGACCAGTTGATTATTACAGTCTCTGCAAAGGATCTGGATGTCGTAAAACCGTTTAATCAAAATTATTCTTCAAACTCTACGATTACACAATACTCTGTACCAAGTTCTAACAATCTTCCACAACAGGTTCCTGTGTCAGGACCTACTTATGTTATAGATACAAGTGGGAATATTATTTTTCCTCAAATAGGGCAAATAAGTACAAAGAATGAAAATATTGAGACGCTACGTACTAAACTGGTTGGTTTAATATCGGATTATGTGAAAAATCCGATTGTGGATGTTAAGCTGGTTAATTTTAAAGTTTCTGTGCTTGGAGAAGTTGCCCGACCGGGAACCTATATGATACCTGACGGAAATTCTACTTTGCTGGGGGCTCTTGGTTTAGCAGGAGATCTTACGGTATATGGAGTTAGAAATAACATATTAATTGTTCGAAACGTAGACGGTCAGATTAGCAAGGAAAGAGTTGATCTTACAAGTGCTAATTTTATTAATTCGCCGTATTACTATCTTAAGCAGAATGATGTTGTATATGTTCAGCCTAGTACGAATAGAGAAAAAGCAGCAAGAGTAGACCCAAATACAGGACTTTATATTTCTGTTGCTTCAGTAATAGCTTCGATCACTGTAGGAATTTTGGCTTTGATTAAAAATTAG
- a CDS encoding polysaccharide biosynthesis protein has protein sequence MKKLHEAFNALYNGDNIVKITKLRYVPRWVVILIDIFIILFSILLSRLFLRNLDVKVNFPEYTFQKRILLIGTNILFMYVFKTYAGIIRHSTFFDFFKIILSSGSTLVSLLIINYISQLAMGTSLFLYPNLFLYFLISVSIMFFFRMVTKQFFNILIDIKGASSKVRIAVVGVGEASVALARAIMHNPNYPYRLQGFLTGRSDSNRALLLGYKIYNKNQFFKSDKLIKQFDAVLLIKEIMTKQEIEEWMTLALDNGLKVLKAPTLSKMRDSDLVGGISNLQIEDLLNRKPIKIESEDVRKRHFERNVLVTGGAGSIGSEIVRQVSQFNPSLIVVLDQAESPLYELELELLEKFPDQKFKFVLADISNSYRLEKVFEDYQFSMVYHAAAYKHVPLIEENPHEAIFVNILGTKNLSLLSKKYKVNRFVMVSTDKAVNPTNVMGASKRAAELFVQSLQNSPGNTTKFITTRFGNVLGSNGSVIPHFRKQIEKGGPVTITHPDIIRYFMTIPEACELVLQAGTMGNGGEIYVFDMGEPVKILDLAKRMIKLSGYTPDVDIKITFIGLRPGEKLYEELLSNNTVTIPTHHEKILISRDPLMEFEEVDMLCKQIILAAVKRDKLQVVRILKTIVQEFISNNSEFEILDREPLVEE, from the coding sequence ATGAAAAAGTTGCATGAAGCTTTTAATGCTCTTTACAATGGCGATAACATTGTGAAAATTACCAAATTGAGATATGTACCCCGATGGGTTGTAATTCTGATTGATATTTTTATTATATTATTTTCTATATTGCTTTCACGTCTGTTCCTAAGAAATCTAGATGTTAAAGTCAATTTTCCAGAGTATACTTTTCAGAAAAGAATTTTACTGATAGGAACGAATATCTTATTTATGTATGTCTTTAAAACCTATGCGGGAATTATAAGACATTCTACATTTTTTGATTTCTTCAAAATCATACTATCATCTGGTAGTACGCTGGTAAGTCTGTTAATAATAAATTATATTTCCCAGTTAGCTATGGGAACATCCCTGTTTCTATACCCTAATTTATTCTTATATTTTCTTATTTCAGTATCTATAATGTTCTTCTTTAGAATGGTAACAAAGCAATTCTTTAATATTCTTATTGATATTAAAGGAGCTTCTTCTAAGGTAAGGATAGCTGTTGTAGGCGTGGGTGAAGCTTCTGTAGCTTTAGCCCGTGCAATTATGCATAATCCAAATTATCCATACCGATTACAGGGGTTTCTTACAGGGAGATCGGATTCTAACCGTGCCCTGTTACTTGGGTATAAGATCTATAATAAAAATCAATTCTTTAAAAGTGATAAATTGATAAAACAGTTCGATGCTGTCTTATTAATTAAGGAAATCATGACAAAGCAAGAAATTGAAGAATGGATGACCTTAGCTTTAGATAATGGATTAAAAGTTTTAAAAGCTCCTACACTCAGTAAAATGAGAGACAGTGATTTGGTGGGGGGAATCAGTAACCTTCAGATTGAAGATTTATTAAACCGCAAACCAATCAAGATCGAGAGTGAGGATGTAAGGAAGAGACATTTTGAAAGAAATGTTCTGGTAACAGGGGGTGCCGGATCTATTGGTAGTGAAATTGTGAGACAGGTTTCACAATTTAATCCTTCATTGATCGTTGTGCTCGATCAGGCAGAATCACCTTTATATGAGTTGGAACTCGAGTTGTTGGAAAAATTCCCGGATCAGAAGTTCAAATTTGTATTGGCAGATATTTCGAACAGTTACAGATTAGAGAAAGTATTTGAAGACTATCAGTTTTCAATGGTTTATCATGCTGCTGCCTATAAACATGTACCATTAATTGAAGAAAACCCTCATGAGGCAATTTTCGTCAATATATTAGGAACAAAAAACCTTTCTTTATTATCTAAAAAATATAAGGTAAACCGTTTTGTAATGGTTTCTACGGATAAAGCTGTCAACCCTACCAATGTAATGGGTGCTTCAAAAAGAGCAGCAGAATTGTTTGTACAGTCTTTACAGAACTCACCTGGAAATACAACTAAATTTATAACTACCCGTTTTGGAAACGTTTTAGGTTCAAATGGTTCAGTAATTCCTCATTTCAGAAAACAGATCGAGAAAGGAGGACCGGTAACAATTACGCACCCTGATATCATCCGTTATTTTATGACAATACCTGAAGCGTGCGAATTGGTGCTTCAAGCCGGAACTATGGGGAATGGAGGGGAAATCTATGTGTTTGATATGGGTGAACCTGTTAAAATTTTAGATCTTGCCAAAAGAATGATAAAATTATCCGGATATACACCGGATGTCGATATCAAAATTACATTTATTGGTTTGAGGCCAGGAGAGAAGTTATATGAAGAACTTTTAAGTAATAATACGGTTACCATTCCAACTCACCATGAGAAAATTCTGATCTCTAGAGATCCTTTGATGGAATTTGAAGAAGTTGATATGTTGTGTAAACAGATTATTTTAGCAGCTGTAAAAAGAGATAAATTGCAGGTTGTTAGAATATTAAAAACTATTGTTCAGGAATTTATTAGTAATAATTCGGAATTTGAAATTTTAGATAGAGAACCTTTAGTAGAGGAATAA